A genomic stretch from Antarcticibacterium flavum includes:
- a CDS encoding sensor histidine kinase — protein sequence MPFYRTSKLFLLFFLCYSLGFSQNYPGRNYTAAVELPNNSVRSLLVDSNNILWIGTENGLVKKENDIFKYFFEEDGLALNSCWAIAEDSNGRLWFGSYGGGLSIYDGNKFQVISEEEGLVHNEITKLYASGNLMYVGTSDGVSVIDINTLEVRSFDDPSAEQLFRVRDFLEYDEHVYVITYSTGIYKLQQKGSQWDLLKVNDHTFIYSVFVDNDSVFSSNKEYFTKHSLSEYLKEEVPEEVEKFGFSIIWDYVKTRNNRLFAAAWGIYDANGGIYEIVDNRLISMTSQFNVPSREVVSLAYDPNFEKLYVGTQDMGLFEISLDPQIKFSGIIGNKVLGFAAASSTSAVLLDDGILIKGAENEQKISLLQLKKWQEDYVLKTTLPLPKHRDDFYELDYATLAENIEFYDIKVSEDSYWVNTTIGVFVVKESGELARYLPLHTEEVNFTPAGALIETNPYGGVRVYSDVDAFKYQHFDQEEPHTPTMVVNSLRKKDKTYFLSIFSGLYVWENDRFRSYLKEDIWSEKKLKHITALGRDLAISNEFGDVFLVNDEAGFEVKKKIPRAEIRGNSISFLKDYQCTLLIGTEKGLTLYKDGRFIFLDREQGLEQPLRSARVNGNILSIGSDNGYYLIDLDEVGETKALVDQIRLKELLVNNTEFSSEGFNGKQPLTLPHNENSVLLKFGTNAHPYPNKLQYRYRLNANEPWSLPVNQPEIFLPALPPNDYAIDVEVLDASTGLTFSQSLLSLSILPPFWQTWWFSALLIGTLLLVVYSVYVYQIRQHRQYEEQKALIQKRFEETKMEALLAQMNPHFIFNAMNSIQYYIMDSDIDKATVFLGDFSKLIRLNLDHCIKPGISLNEEIEYLQSYIRIENTRFNNRIKVNFEIDPAINTYELNIPTMLLQTFVENVFVHAFPNQVKDPNLKISFRLLTEDVLQCKIEDNGIGFTGSPSNKLHDSKGVKLVRERLALLGYDVEEALQITSSKESGTTVILGLKV from the coding sequence ATGCCATTCTACAGAACCAGTAAGCTTTTCCTCTTATTTTTCCTATGCTATAGTTTGGGGTTTTCCCAGAATTATCCCGGCAGGAATTATACTGCAGCCGTGGAACTGCCCAATAATTCGGTAAGGTCTTTATTGGTGGACAGCAATAATATCCTGTGGATTGGGACAGAGAACGGACTCGTAAAAAAGGAGAACGACATCTTTAAATATTTCTTCGAGGAGGATGGCCTGGCGCTCAACAGTTGCTGGGCCATTGCAGAAGACAGCAACGGCAGGCTCTGGTTCGGCAGCTATGGCGGGGGTTTGAGTATTTATGACGGAAATAAATTCCAGGTCATTTCAGAAGAGGAGGGGCTGGTTCATAACGAGATCACCAAACTATATGCTTCCGGAAACCTGATGTACGTGGGCACCAGTGACGGGGTTTCAGTCATAGATATCAATACCCTGGAGGTTCGTTCCTTTGATGATCCTTCAGCAGAACAGCTTTTTAGGGTCAGGGATTTTTTAGAGTACGACGAGCATGTCTACGTTATTACTTATAGCACCGGCATCTATAAACTTCAGCAGAAGGGGAGCCAATGGGATTTGCTCAAGGTGAATGATCATACTTTCATTTATTCTGTATTTGTGGATAATGACAGCGTCTTCAGCAGTAACAAAGAGTATTTCACCAAACACAGCCTTTCCGAATATCTGAAGGAGGAGGTGCCTGAGGAGGTAGAAAAATTTGGGTTCTCCATTATCTGGGATTATGTGAAGACCCGCAATAACAGATTGTTTGCTGCAGCCTGGGGAATATATGATGCTAACGGTGGGATCTATGAAATAGTGGATAACCGGCTTATCTCCATGACTTCTCAATTCAATGTCCCAAGCCGGGAAGTGGTCTCCCTGGCATATGACCCAAACTTTGAAAAATTGTATGTAGGCACGCAGGATATGGGACTGTTTGAGATCAGTCTGGATCCGCAGATAAAATTCAGCGGGATCATAGGGAACAAGGTGCTGGGATTTGCCGCTGCCAGCAGTACTTCCGCAGTGTTGTTAGATGATGGCATCCTGATTAAAGGAGCAGAAAATGAACAAAAGATCTCCTTGCTTCAGCTAAAGAAATGGCAGGAAGATTATGTGCTGAAGACCACCCTTCCCTTGCCCAAACACAGGGATGATTTCTATGAATTGGATTATGCTACACTGGCCGAAAATATTGAATTCTATGACATAAAAGTGTCAGAAGATAGCTATTGGGTAAACACCACTATTGGTGTATTTGTCGTGAAGGAATCCGGGGAACTTGCGCGTTATTTGCCTTTGCATACAGAGGAAGTCAACTTCACGCCGGCCGGGGCTCTTATCGAGACCAATCCTTATGGCGGGGTGAGGGTTTACAGCGATGTGGATGCTTTTAAATATCAGCATTTCGATCAGGAGGAGCCCCACACCCCCACAATGGTGGTCAACAGCCTGAGAAAAAAGGATAAGACCTATTTTCTCTCCATTTTTTCCGGACTTTATGTGTGGGAAAATGATCGTTTCCGGTCCTATTTAAAAGAGGATATCTGGAGTGAAAAAAAGTTGAAGCATATCACTGCCCTTGGAAGGGATCTTGCGATTTCAAATGAGTTTGGGGATGTGTTCCTCGTGAATGATGAGGCGGGATTTGAAGTTAAAAAGAAAATTCCGCGCGCCGAGATCCGCGGGAATTCCATTTCTTTTCTGAAGGATTATCAATGCACCCTGCTTATAGGTACAGAAAAGGGATTGACGCTTTATAAGGACGGGCGCTTTATATTTCTGGATAGGGAACAGGGCCTGGAGCAGCCTCTGCGAAGTGCCCGGGTAAACGGGAATATCCTGTCCATAGGCAGCGATAACGGCTATTATCTCATAGATCTTGATGAGGTGGGGGAGACGAAAGCTTTGGTAGATCAAATTAGGCTGAAGGAGCTCCTGGTCAATAATACTGAATTTTCTTCGGAAGGATTCAATGGTAAGCAGCCGCTGACTCTGCCGCACAATGAGAATTCGGTATTGCTGAAGTTTGGTACCAATGCACACCCTTATCCGAATAAATTGCAATATCGCTACCGCTTAAATGCCAATGAACCCTGGAGCCTGCCTGTGAACCAACCCGAAATCTTTCTACCTGCCCTGCCGCCCAATGATTACGCGATAGACGTAGAAGTACTGGATGCCAGCACGGGGCTCACTTTTTCCCAGTCATTGCTAAGTTTGTCTATACTTCCTCCATTCTGGCAAACCTGGTGGTTTTCGGCACTTCTTATAGGCACCCTGCTATTGGTGGTTTACAGTGTTTATGTATATCAAATAAGGCAACACAGGCAATATGAAGAACAAAAGGCACTGATCCAGAAGCGGTTTGAGGAAACCAAAATGGAGGCCCTCCTGGCGCAAATGAATCCGCATTTTATTTTTAATGCGATGAACTCCATCCAGTACTATATTATGGACAGTGATATAGATAAAGCCACCGTTTTCCTGGGGGATTTTTCGAAACTCATCAGGTTGAACCTGGACCACTGTATCAAACCCGGAATCTCGCTGAACGAAGAAATTGAATACCTGCAATCCTATATCAGGATCGAGAATACGCGGTTCAATAACAGGATAAAGGTGAACTTTGAAATTGATCCTGCCATCAATACCTATGAACTGAATATCCCCACGATGTTACTGCAAACTTTTGTGGAAAATGTCTTCGTTCACGCTTTTCCAAACCAGGTGAAAGATCCCAACTTAAAAATCTCTTTCAGGTTGCTTACAGAAGATGTCCTGCAATGCAAAATCGAAGACAACGGCATAGGCTTCACCGGCAGCCCCTCCAATAAACTCCACGACTCCAAAGGCGTTAAGCTGGTAAGGGAGCGATTGGCCTTGCTGGGGTATGATGTGGAAGAGGCGTTGCAAATAACTTCCTCAAAAGAGAGTGGCACCACTGTCATTCTTGGGTTAAAAGTCTAG